Proteins from one methanogenic archaeon mixed culture ISO4-G1 genomic window:
- a CDS encoding site-specific recombinase/resolvase: MITVAIYIRVSTEEQANEGYSLDAQKEELLAYCNIMGYNVFNVYVDDGYSGRNTNRPAYRQMMADIDSWDAILVLKMDRIHRNTRNFIEMMDFINKRGKNFKSRQEQLNTDNPMGRFVMQMIQGIAQLESEQIGERTRDGMRQKAETLGDSDDEKRTMGFTPPFGYRIQEGRLADEPDEQTVVKMIFELYIMGETIDSICYSLNRQGMLTRKGNPWNKYNLRNILHNPIYAGYMRWDDILIKHDATAIIDPIRFNTVQDIMVKRVRDPKKRNPEYVPAYDDEDGIRESAF; the protein is encoded by the coding sequence ATGATCACCGTTGCCATCTACATAAGGGTCTCCACCGAGGAGCAGGCCAACGAAGGATACTCCCTGGATGCACAGAAGGAGGAGCTTCTGGCATATTGCAACATAATGGGCTATAACGTCTTCAACGTCTACGTCGATGACGGATATTCCGGGAGGAATACGAACCGTCCGGCATATAGGCAGATGATGGCGGACATCGATTCCTGGGATGCCATCCTGGTCCTGAAGATGGACCGTATCCACAGGAACACCCGCAACTTCATCGAGATGATGGATTTCATCAATAAGAGAGGCAAAAACTTCAAGTCCAGACAGGAGCAGCTCAACACCGACAACCCAATGGGCCGCTTCGTCATGCAAATGATCCAGGGCATAGCCCAGCTAGAGAGCGAGCAGATCGGCGAACGTACCCGCGACGGCATGCGTCAGAAGGCCGAGACCCTTGGTGACAGCGACGACGAGAAGAGGACCATGGGCTTCACACCTCCGTTCGGCTACAGGATACAGGAGGGAAGACTGGCGGACGAACCCGATGAACAAACGGTCGTGAAGATGATCTTCGAGCTCTACATCATGGGGGAGACCATCGACTCCATCTGCTACAGCCTCAACCGCCAGGGGATGCTCACCCGCAAGGGCAATCCCTGGAACAAATACAACCTTCGTAACATCCTGCACAACCCCATATATGCGGGCTACATGCGCTGGGATGACATCCTAATCAAGCACGATGCCACGGCCATAATAGACCCCATAAGGTTCAACACGGTTCAAGATATCATGGTGAAGAGAGTGAGGGATCCCAAGAAGCGCAATCCGGAATACGTTCCGGCCTACGATGACGAGGACGGCATCAGAGAATCGGCATTCTAA
- a CDS encoding small-conductance mechanosensitive channel — protein MIKEKTEKQELSDEQRENRIITFTLIVLGIISAISVIFDAQIFGPESIFIDDPTGNSFIDGIYHDIPSIIRTCQILFLTLLLFVILSILGKKITTETHFQTAIRLVVSFVRYAIFIVAIILILSAWGVDTRTLLVSAGILGLIIGLGAQSLIADIIAGLFIVFDGEYKVGDFIVVDGWRGTVMEIGIRTTKIKDEGGNIKYMNNSTINAVVNQSQDLSYIRCELPIFYTADLESVELAIKEYMPRIKDKIPYIVNGPYYKGVQDMNDSSVNLLFLAQCEEKDFYPARRALNREIYRMANEMGIQIPYPQIVINQAAPDNGFSEKSTAKQKREATAYVYDQAYESEGMEAENSN, from the coding sequence ATGATAAAGGAAAAGACAGAGAAACAAGAGCTCTCCGATGAGCAGAGGGAGAACCGCATAATCACGTTCACCCTCATCGTATTGGGAATAATATCAGCGATATCCGTCATATTCGACGCACAGATATTCGGTCCGGAGTCAATATTCATCGACGATCCGACCGGAAATTCGTTCATCGACGGAATCTACCACGACATACCGAGCATAATCAGGACCTGCCAGATCCTGTTCCTAACGCTGCTGCTGTTTGTGATCCTGAGCATACTCGGAAAAAAGATCACAACGGAGACCCACTTCCAGACCGCCATCAGGCTGGTAGTCAGCTTTGTCAGGTACGCGATATTCATCGTAGCCATCATCCTGATCCTATCCGCATGGGGAGTGGATACGAGAACACTGCTGGTCAGCGCGGGTATCTTGGGACTGATCATCGGTCTGGGTGCACAGTCTCTGATCGCCGATATCATCGCCGGACTGTTCATCGTCTTTGATGGAGAATACAAGGTCGGTGACTTCATTGTCGTCGACGGTTGGAGGGGGACCGTTATGGAGATCGGTATCCGTACCACCAAGATCAAGGATGAGGGAGGCAACATCAAGTACATGAACAACAGCACCATAAACGCTGTCGTCAACCAGAGCCAGGACCTCTCGTACATCAGGTGCGAGCTTCCCATATTCTACACGGCGGACCTCGAGAGTGTTGAACTCGCAATCAAAGAGTACATGCCGAGGATCAAGGACAAGATCCCGTACATCGTCAACGGTCCTTACTACAAGGGCGTCCAGGATATGAACGATTCAAGTGTCAACCTCCTTTTCCTGGCCCAGTGCGAGGAGAAGGACTTCTATCCCGCCAGGAGAGCCCTCAACAGGGAGATCTACAGGATGGCCAACGAGATGGGCATCCAGATCCCGTACCCGCAGATCGTCATCAACCAGGCCGCTCCGGACAACGGATTCTCCGAGAAGTCCACCGCAAAGCAGAAGCGTGAGGCAACAGCCTACGTCTACGACCAGGCCTACGAGTCCGAGGGAATGGAAGCGGAGAATTCAAACTGA
- a CDS encoding site-specific recombinase/resolvase — MSKLEAYCRINGWEIADRYIDDGYSGTKTARPEYQRMMHEIDQWDVLLVLKMDRIHRNSVNFTRMMDLLRKKNKNFASVYDQFDTGNAMGRFVMDIMQRIAQLESEQIGERVKLAMKYKASNGNGNLGSGHPYGYEYKDGSLVVVKEEAHIVRAIYNMSIDGYSLQQICDHLNEAGIESKKGVGWSRQTVSNILHNPLYIGVRTWDNVRLKTETEAIVSLVTFRKVNPDYEAA; from the coding sequence ATGAGCAAACTAGAGGCCTATTGCAGGATAAACGGATGGGAGATAGCGGACCGCTACATCGATGACGGTTACTCCGGTACCAAGACCGCCCGTCCGGAATATCAGCGTATGATGCATGAGATCGACCAATGGGATGTCCTGCTGGTCCTGAAGATGGACCGTATCCACAGGAACAGCGTGAACTTCACCCGGATGATGGATCTCCTACGCAAGAAGAACAAGAACTTTGCATCCGTCTACGACCAATTTGACACGGGTAATGCTATGGGCAGATTTGTTATGGACATAATGCAACGTATCGCTCAACTCGAGAGCGAACAGATAGGGGAGAGGGTGAAGCTGGCAATGAAGTACAAGGCCAGCAACGGTAACGGCAACCTCGGTTCCGGACACCCTTACGGTTACGAATACAAGGACGGTTCCCTTGTGGTCGTGAAAGAGGAGGCGCACATAGTACGCGCCATCTACAACATGAGCATCGACGGATACTCGCTTCAGCAGATCTGTGACCACCTCAACGAGGCGGGCATAGAGTCCAAGAAGGGGGTCGGGTGGAGCAGACAGACAGTCTCCAACATCCTCCACAACCCGCTCTACATCGGTGTCAGGACCTGGGACAACGTCAGGCTCAAGACCGAAACGGAGGCCATCGTCTCCCTCGTCACATTCAGGAAGGTCAACCCGGATTACGAAGCCGCATGA
- a CDS encoding MarR family transcriptional regulator, with product MNDTEQFLRNALFSSYSNIAIMETRLYNQNPNHLRPTQKEILYLYCIWNKKGCTASDLVEILQSSKALVSQTIISMEKKGYIVRTKDPEDNRRQILEVSPQRLADTQQEMEILDNSIAKLRTMYTPEDIDKAGKVLLSLTNLMVNQA from the coding sequence ATGAACGACACAGAGCAATTCTTAAGGAACGCATTGTTCTCAAGCTACTCCAACATTGCAATCATGGAAACCAGGCTCTACAACCAGAATCCCAACCATCTGCGCCCTACACAGAAGGAGATCCTGTACCTGTATTGCATCTGGAACAAGAAGGGCTGCACCGCGTCCGACCTAGTAGAGATTCTGCAATCATCCAAGGCCCTCGTATCCCAGACCATCATAAGCATGGAGAAGAAGGGCTACATCGTCAGGACCAAGGACCCCGAGGACAACAGGAGACAGATCCTCGAGGTGTCCCCGCAGAGGCTGGCCGACACACAGCAGGAGATGGAGATCCTGGACAACTCCATCGCCAAGCTCAGGACCATGTACACTCCCGAGGACATCGATAAGGCCGGGAAGGTCCTCCTCTCGCTCACCAACCTGATGGTCAACCAGGCCTGA